The window AAGTTGGTCATAGTCAGGTCTGGGTCGGTCAAAGTCAAGGTTAGTAAAAGTTAGGTCGAAATTTTAATATTTCATATACTCAGATTTTGTGCCctatacatatgtttgaaatattatttatataaatacggagtatatattgCTAAAGGTCAACTTTAGTCAATGCCCGAATTGACCGACTAGGCGTTTTCAAAGTCCCGACCGACTCGTTTCCGTCTAGCAGACTTTTCCAACCTTGATCATCTAGAGAGTTTTGCACTTTTGTACTAAAAGGGTTTCAAGTAATGCTTAAACTTTGCTAATGACAGACAAATACGATGATCTACCAAGATGTCTTCTCTTGCATCCCTAATGATCTTATACATTCAAGGTACAATTTTTCATCTCACTCCAATTGTTGTTTATGGTTATTAACATTCATTAATTTCATTTACGAGCTTTGAAAATTAACACACAGAGCGTCGCTAAGGCAATGTATGGGTGAACTTAAGGGAAGACTAGGACACACGACAATCGATCTAGGAATAGCTCCAAAGAAGCTGGAATCGTATCAAGATGGAAATGTTAAGGGTAATACTGATCCAATGGCTAGATTAGATGGTGTAAGGGGACATCTTGTTTCTTTCCCTACAGATTTTATGTGCAAAGAAGATTTAAGACCCGTGTTTAAAGAAAGCGAGTATTATGCATCACCTCATGTTTTCCATTAAACACGCGCTCGTGCTACCACATAATCAAAAAGTGGTTTTTTGTTCATTTCTTGTTTCGGGTTTTCGGATGAGAGTAGATAGAACATAAGAGGCATACATCATCATTCTTTTTCGGACTTTCAATGTATTATATGATTTCTCTGTTTTTTACTCTTTTTTTTCCGATTATGATATCAATAAGACTTGTTGCATGTATGATTGTATGGTATTAGCATCAATAATGACTCGAAATAAATGTtgaattcatgacatatttcgacaTCTCCCAAATCATCGCTTTAGAGCCTATGCATTATGTCTCCCAAACTCTCACCAGCTTTATAAAATGCATGTAGGAAAACCTTCAGATTAGTTTACTTATGTTAACAGTGTTATATGTGATTCctatttaactaacccaaaaatTATCTATACAAATACAACCACTCTTGATGTTCATAAAGTATTATTTGTACGTTTCACAAACTTCATATGTACACCAATAAATATGTTTTTTTGTCTGCTATATACCAATTTTGACTACAACAACGCTATCTCGATTATCAAATGGAGTTTATCGTAATTTATTCTTTATTATTACCACGCGTATTGCATTGCattctatataattataatttatatttataatttaatatttaatttgaagTTTGAGACAGTAGCGACAAACCGATGGTCGTTATAAAATAATGGGTGTTTTATATGTCTACAAATTTAGTCAACATATACGTCAAAAATTGCGTTGCAAAATACTATTTGTTGGATTTTTTAAGTGTAATTACAAATTAATGATTTACTGTATTAGTTAGCGTTGTGAAATTTTCATTATAGCTTTTTAACTTAGTAACTTACAATGGTAACTATACATTTTTGCATATATAATTTTTAACTTATTAACTATACATTTTTGGTGATCAATAAAAGGATTCTAAATTTCATATAATTTTTCATACATTTATTTGTTATCAAAGTGGCAATCAAGTTCATAGGATTCTAAATTTCATTGATAGACAGCTCACATAAATAGACTTCACTTATACTAAtggaataataaaattaataagttaaaatatataacaAAGTCTCGTCAGAAGATGAAACTAACAAGGACAAATAGTAGTCGATTATAATTAATCAAAAATCAATAATATTTGTTTTTACGCCAAAAAAAATTAATCAGTAATAGAGTAACAACAAGGGGAATGTAGTTGAAAGAAgacacaaaaataaaaaataaaataaaaaaaacagatAAAGACGAAACAAAAGTAGTTGCAAGTAAAGGAAGTAGAACCTATAGTCTTCTTGGTAGTCGGTACTGTAtcttaaacaaaaatataagtaatcaaATCAATAAAAAATTAGGAGCACACAAACTTCGACCCCATCTAAATCTAAATCTTAACATCTATAAAAAGGAAACACATATTATGTAGTTTCAACATAACCCAAAAACCCATCAACTTTAAGCTCAAAACATCTTACAGAGGTATTTATTTCAGTTTAGTCTTAATTCATGAATCATGATCAAAAATATTTTATGCATAGTTATGTAATTAATAGTAAACTGATCTTTCTTTTTTGACATATATAGGTTGCGATGGGTGCCGGTGGACGGATGAATGTGGCTAAGGCTGAAGAAAAGCCCCACGCTTTTAAACGTGTACCAGTCTCAAAACCTCCATTCGAGCTTAGCGATCTCAAAAAAGCGATACCGCCACATTGTTTCAAGCGTTCTTTAGTACGCTCATTTGCAGCTGTTTTTCGCGATTTCATCATCATTGGCGCCTTATACTATCTAGCCGATACTTTCATTCCTATGCTCCCTAAACCCTTAGCTTACGTAGCGTGGCCCGTTTATTGGTTCTTCCAAGGCGCTTATCTTATGGGCTTGTGGGTCATTGGCCACGAATGTGGTCATCACGGGTTTAGCGACTACCCATGGCTAAACGACACCATTGGGTTTATCGTCCACTCTTTAATCCTTACTCCGTATTTCGGATTCAAATATAGCCACCGAACCCATCATGCTAACACAAATTCAATTGAATACGACGAGGTTTGGATCCCCAAACGCAAGTCCGATAAACTATATTCCGAAATTCTCAACAACCCAACCGGCGCGTTCATTGTGTTCGTATTCAAGATCGTTCTTGGATTCCCGTTGTACTTTGTATTCAATCTTTATGGACGAAAATACGAAAAGGGTATCACGAGCCACTTTTACCCATACAGTCCTATCTTTAACGATAGCGAGCGATTTCAGATCTTCCTAACCGATCTAGGTGTTTTTGGGACATGTTATTTGGTTTACAAGATGGCTGCAATCAATGGGACACAATGGATGATGAACATTTATGGAATGCCTATTCTATTCATGAGTGGTTTCTTCATTTTATTGACATATTTACATCACACTCACCCTGCAATTCCACATTACGATTCGACCGAATGGGACTGGCTTAGAGGTGCTCTGGCTACGGTCGATAGGAACTTTGGATTCTTGAACCATGCGTTCCATGATGTGACTCGAACCCACACCGTACACCATTTGTTCCCAACGATTCCACATTACCATACATTTGAGGCTAGAGAAGCAGTTAAGCCGATATTGGGTGAGTACTACAAGTACGACGATACGCCCATTCTTGAAGCTGTTTGGAGGGAGACGAAAGATTGTATCTTTATCGAGCCCGATGAGGTTAACGGAGAGAAGAAGGGTATTTACTGGTTTTACAAATAGAAGGGCTGATACTTTATGATATCATATATCTGTTGTTAAAGTTTGTTTCTCTTttgatatatctatatctataatatATAATAAGGGCTATATGTGGTAGCGATTGGTGGTGTAAGTACGTACTCATGTCAATGTGATTTGATCTAATCTTGTTTTGTATAATGTTTCTTGAGTTAATGCAAGTCAAAAGACTTCCATGAGTTGggttaatttaaggtttaaattaAGATATGTTTTTCTTACAACTTTTTTTTCCACTGAAACCAGACAAATAATTTAGATATGTTTGTGGTTTGATGTTCGAATAATCGATCAAGTAGCTCTACAAGTATAATAGTACTCCGTATATCACAAATTGAGAATCAATCGTGAACAACTATAAATTAGTACGTGAAAGGAGACTTATATAATCATTAGCTTATTACTTACTGTATATTAGTTGTCGTGTTAAGTTTACTTAAAATGCAATCGTAATTTGCAGTTGGGCATCATTTAAGGTCAGAAAATTTCGCCTCTTTGATGTTTTGTTGAGGGAAAATTGATCAAATATCTTATTTAAGAAGTAGCATAACAATTAATCATCTTttttattttgaaaaaaaattgcATTTTACTACCTCATCTACACAAAATTTGAGTCACTGGCTTTATTTATGCGCAAGCTCGGTTACCAGAAATGATTTTGGGAGCCCGTGAATGGCTTTCGCCCACCATCACCATGCGATCAGTTAGCTTTTGGGTTAACACAATCCCTTGCTACATAAGTGCTTCTATAACTCGAGCATTAACAACTATGAACCTGCCTCTTCCTATGACCCATGAACAGTTTGTAAACCAAGCAAAGCAGGATCTAAACGCAAACCTCGCCTAGGCATTTTAACATACACTTTGTGGGCATTACTAGTGAAGCAAacaatgatttttttttaaaaatggtaatttttttttatcccactttcaAAAATGGAAAAAACGAAATTTTTGCTgcgaaaatggtaaaaccgaagtttggaacctcGGTTTTGCCatttccgaagtttcaaacttcggttttgggtgACCTGTCAGCAAAAAAcctaaaccgaagtttggaacttcggttttgaccaaatccgaagttccaaacttcggttttggtatttttttttttaaacactaaTTTTATAAATAACTTGGTTTTGATAGTTAATTTACAGTTTCATACGCTAATATtactttaaaaatatataataacattacaaacaataaaatattaatagtagtaagatgcaaatacaaattttttgaacaacacttttattaatatcagaattacggttacatttttttgaaaataaaaatacataatttaaaaCAACACATAGAAATTTAACACATAATTAAATTAGATGCAATGGAAGAGGTTGGTTTTTCACAATTGCTTCGTTTTTTATCATAATCCATTCATCTTCCTCACAAAGGTGCTCGAATTTTCCTTTACCTTCATTCCAAAACATCACGCCCGAGTGTTCAACCGTAATGTTTTCTTTGAGCCACTCAAACACCTTCGAAATTGTTGTCATCTGACTAACATCCACATTTTGAAAGTACTTATATTTGTACCCATAGTAAAACTTGAATTGTGTTGAAAACTGTCCATTCCAATAGACATTAATTTGAACAGGAATTGGTGACATGTTTACAAAATTAAAATATATGTTTGGAGAAGGGAGAAGAGAGTGATGCACATCCGTTTGTTGTAATAGATGTCGGTTTATATAGTGTAGTTATAATTGAAAAATCGGCATTTCAAAATTCGATTTTAGTAAAAGCTGCCGAACagtaaaaggtaacagtaacaTATCTTTAGTTGCTTTTTATGACATGTCTTGTACCTGATAGGTCTGAAACCGAACTTTAAAACTTCGGTTATTTGTAGATTCGGGCTTATAAAAGTGATTTGTGATTGTTTCATAAATACATAACAAAAAATGAATACGTAATACGTATCAATTGACGTGTATCATGGTTGTGATTTTAAATGAAATGATGGTAAAACGGAACTCTCTAAAGGGCCTAAAATGACGTTTGATAACGTAGATGTTCAGGGCTTTAATATGGAGAAGTTGAATGAGTTTCTTCGAGAAAAGCTACCAAAGAATCCACGTTCAATGGACATATACTACTACAAACCAGGAGCAAGTGAAGCCGAAGCAATGTGCTATGATGAAGAATGGTATACATTAGTAGGGAAAGCGTGTATACTTTCAGAAAATATCGAGTTGTATGTTTTATTTGGAGTTTTTGAAGATGCACTAGAGCTCGATACGATGTATGACAGTCATGGTGAATACTATTATGCACCTACACCTTTTATAAATTAAAGTTACTTGTAATAGATTAGTAACTTGAATAAGATTAGTAACATGCAATTTTATTATTTCAACAACACTTTTTTATTCATAAACAGAATTAGCGATTACAACAGACAAAGTACAAGAAATAAAGTACAAcaaactaaatacaacaaattactAATGAAAACCTATGACATTCTAGTAGTTGGACAGGTGTTCCTGTTGTGACCTTCAACCCTGCATATACCACACTTTGGTTTTTGCTTTTCACGTTCATCCATCTGGTTCTTCATACATTTTGATTGCTTCCGCCCCCTGTGCTTAATCAATCTTGATGGATCGGCCATAATTTTCCATTCTATAGGTGTCCAGTAGCTCGCATCTCTTAATGGATTAAAATGATCGCTATATTGCTCTCTCCATGTAGGAGTTGTATACTTTTTactaatttgtttatttatatcctCGTTTAGATGGCTACATACAGAAATGGCATGAGAGCAAGGTAATCTTTGGTGTTGCCAAATACcacatgaacaccttttctttttaaactccACTGTGTAATCGGTGCCACCTTCACCACTTCTTTGATAAGTTGAATGAACCTTGTAGATACCTTGTTGTTCGTGATAACATGTTGTTTTGTAACGTTGAGCTCTTTTTGCCCGTTCGTTAAAGACGTTAAACATGTTCTTCGAAAATGGTGAATTACATAGCCTTGCTTCTCGACTTTGATCGTAGAAGTATTGTCTGGTGTAATCAAATGTATATTCGATACACGCTTTGATCGGCATCATACGGGCATGACGGAACACATTGTTGAGGGACTCATACACAGTCCATTTGCCTACATCAGCATCTTGCAAATATTGCCAAGCCTCAACACTAGCTTGTTTCAGGGCTCTGAAAGCATTCTTGTACAATATTTGATTTGTTGTTAAACCGACTGTCCAACACAAGTGTTTGAGCAATTTCACTTTAGTGTATTTGCCCAACAAGTTGCTACGAATGTGGCGCAAGCAGTACCTATGTTCCCAACCATATGTTTGAACACCCATTGCATGTAAGATACCTGGGTGTCGATCAGAGATGACACACAACTTTTCGTTTTCAATAACATTTTCTTGGAGCATTTTCAAAAACCAAACCTAACTTCCGTTACTTTCTTCATCAACTAGGGCAAAGGCAATGGGTAAAAGTTGATTGTTAGCATTTTTGGCAACCGCTGTTAACAATTTACCCTTATAACTACCTTTCAAATAAGTGCCATCGATGCAAATCATTGGAATACACATTTTAAATGCTTTAATGGCTGGACCGAATGCCCAAAACACAAATATAAAGGTGTCGAAACCTTCTTCAATTTCATGTCCATTTTCAAACACAACAATTGTGTCTGGATTGGTAGTAACTAATTCATTTATATAATTTGGTAAACGAATAAAGTTACTTTCCCAAGTTCCAAACAATCGTTCGATTGTAATACGCCTAGCATTCCATGCTTTGCCGTAACGGATATCCACATGCCATGTATTTTTTATTTGGGCTTGGATGTTGGCAACAGGATAAGCAACGTTTAAACATATTTGATGTTCAATTTCAGTAGCAATTAAGCTAGAGGTTAAACAACGATTGTTGTTTTCTGATATGTGTCCATAACACGTGTGTTCATCTTTCCATTTTGTTATTTTCCATACCTTCGATCGATTGTGAGACGAACCACTAACACTCCAGGCACAATGGTATCTTTCTTGTGGACCCTTATAACTTGAGCTAGTTGTTCTACAATGTGCTTGCCAATAACCCGACTTGCTTTGTGTAACAACTATTTCTCTATTATGGTGTATATTCCATTTTCGAACAGCATAAATAAGTTTGGCTTTGTTCTGGAACACCATTCCTTTGGAAATAATACCGATCTCCTTATCATAAAAAACCCATGAAGCTTCTTGGTCGTCATCGAATGGAAAACTATTACTACCCTCACCTTCATTAACAAACCCGAAACGTGAAACTGGGGCAGGCTCAATTTGTGGTTCCACTTGCTCCTCTCTACCTTCGTCACCGGAAACATTATCTTCAACGCTATATTCAGAAACTGTATCATCGGTTGCAGTAGATATACCATCATCTGGGTCTACTACATTTTCTACTTCATCTCTTCGTTCTTGTTCATCTTCAACAACTGTTGAATGGTGGTTTGATGTTGATGGACCACCCTCCAAAGTTTGAATAAGATCAATATAACCCAAACCTTGGGTGGTTGAAAAAACTTCCTCAAACTGAATTTCAATTTGAGCCTCGTAATTTGGATCATTCTGAGAAtaaaaatatattgtttccaaAGTGTTATCATCAGTAAGTTCACTTTTCCATTCATTTCCATTGAAAAGAACCCACAAGAACATTTTTAACGTGTGTGATCTTTGACTCACACCTATATAATTATACGCCATTTGGTTTAACTGCATATAGTTAACCTTGGTTGTCAACACAAAACTCCTTCTATCCGTTGTGTTATCACCAGTAAGCCAACCATTTTGGAATGAAATTTGGCCTCCCCAAAGAAAATGAACCATGAATGGACGAATTATAGACATTTTTGTAATTGTTGATGTATGAAACTGATTAAGATTAGTTTGAATTGTGTTGTTGGTGTTTGAAACTGACTTTGAAATGCTTGAATTGTGTTCTTGGTGATGTTTGTGTTTGAGTCCATGATAAGGGTGATATAAATAAATGAAAAAAGATGATAAATCATATTTTGATATGATAGGTTAGCAGGTTTCAGTCCATTATTGAGACTAGGGTTGCAGGTTTCAGTCCATAATTATGACTGATGATGCAGACTGCAAAACCAAAGTTTGAAACTTCGATTTTACTGTTAACCtacaaaaccgaagttccaaacttcggtttagggTTTCTGCTGACAGGTCACCCAAAACCGAAGTTTTAAACTTCGAAAatggcaaaaccgaagttccaaacttcggttttaccatttttgcaGCAAAAATTTCGAttttttcatttttgaaagtggGATCAAAAAAATTaccatttaaaaaaaaatcagCAAACAATTGCTTCAAGTTCGTCCACACTACTATAAAATATTTAAGCCAATCACGTGGAAAAAGCCAAAGAAAACAATATAAAGTCACAATTTTTTTCTAAGGGAGTCGTCACGTTAACGATAGAAAAAGGGATATCAGTATATTACCTGTTTGAGAAGAAGGTTATGTTATAAAAGTGAGAGCATTTTTTGAATTGGTCCAGCAATGAGAATCCGAGCTGCATGTTAGCATGTATGTTGGGGTAAGGAAAATGATCCGAAAATTGTGATAATTTCCAGCCGTAATCTAGTTCTTcctagatgttcaaagtagtctAAAAGTTTATCTCATGCAGAAGTAGTAGTATTAGAAACGAAGACGGCTAGATTTTttgttctccgttcacaccattccacctcctCATAAAGAAGTAGTAAGATTGGAAACGATTACGGCTAGCCACCATTCTGCGTTCACACCATCTACCTCCTCAAACTTTTCTTATAAATAGGGGTGTAAGCCTCATTTGTAATTCATTCAGAAAAGAGTAATCACAACCTAGTtaatgtgtgagtttgagagtttctttttatttgagttttgtaatactcttgtAATCGAtccttgtgagtaatagagttagtttctctcaaatttgtgtctACCAACGTCCAGACGATCCTCTTATAatcacaacaagtggtatcagagccaggttagagGTGTTGGTCGAGTTTTTGAGTTTTCTGAagttttcaaccccgtttgtgttgaaaaattatttgtaaggtgataatgtccacgaaAGAGTCAGGATcttcttccggagctatgattatgctcactgccaccaactacacactgtggaaacctcggatggaagatctcctcagctgtaaggatttgtttgaccctattgaattaaagggtatagatcctgattctgccaaagagaaagagtggaagaagttaaaccgaaaaactattggtcagatccgtcaatggattgatcatagtgtcttccaccatgttgcataaGAGACAGACGCATTGTCCTCtgaaaaaagttggaggacatgtaccaggccaagactgctcgaaataaagccctgttgatgaggcgtttagtcaacatgaagctgaaAAAtgaaacttcagttgccgagcataccagtgagttccaaagcttggtcaaccagttatcttctgtagagatgcctcttggcgatgaagttcgGGCGCTATTtctacttagttctcttcccgatagttgggaaatgctggtagtaacactcagcaactcagccccgaatggcaaacttaccatgtcaatggtaaaggatgccctattcagtgaagaggcaaggagaaaggacatgtgCACAGATTAGACTCATGTCTTTGTCACCGAGAATCGAGGGAGacaacgaatgagtagcaaaaacaaATGGAGAGGTAGAAGCAAGAGCAGGGACAGGTCTGTTGATGGTAGAAAAGCaatatataaatgccatcattgtggattagaaggacatatgaagaagaactgctacagaTTGAAAGAGGAAAAAGATCAGAGCAGTTCACAGTCGAAGaacaagggtggagaaacattagttactatcactggtgatgtagcttaatgtttaacccatgatgagacatgccttcacgtctcacgagaagacatggaatctgtgacgatcgctccaaatccatatggacgaagacgtcattcatcgatttcattgcgaggtatttgacctctatatgatacgttttgtaaacattgcattcttttgaaaaggcacactataaatgaatatttaaatcaaaggtttttgacatctgatgatttctatatatagacaatcaccataaataatagtttacaatagtacttccgttgacaatgcagtcaaaataagatacatggtgatgatttggtgaatgcaacgtttccttgaaaaaatatgccatgtaagactccatgcacatagcttgtgtaacatataatcaaacagcggaagacttctagggaacctgagaataaacatgctaacaagtgtcaacacaaaggttggtgagttcatagttttaatgtttcgtataatctgtatataaaggtggatcacaagatttcagttgtttcatccagaaacgtttatcaaaatattctacgaaattgagcaccctggtaactaaactttaacgtatatataatttgcaccctttgtataatcatcttaataatacacgcaaaccaacgtgtacgcttctcaaatagcatacatccgttaaaaggctagtgctctagctcggacggggatatcaagccctatggatccatatacaactactcgcgcccaccagttcttataactggcagttactagttaccaaagctaagggatttttggttcaaactcggtgtagaatttagtatgtacttgtatccattacgtttaaaataaagtgcatgtattctcagcccaaaaatatagattgcaaaagcaattaaaaagggagcaaatgaaactcaccttagcagcatataaagtcgttcacctaaatgtgatcgaaactcggattaccaaataatcgtagatgtcAACCAAGAGaaaatatgttggtcaataaacgtctatcaagctaggtcaggtcatagtgtatcacaatcctaatgctcgagatcgacatacaaaagttatccaatgtcgtttcaaaaagtcaattttgacagttgtttaacaaaacgagacgtaccttatataaggattcatttactcggttggtaatattcaaaaatccaaattatcaatctcgtaaacgagttgtttaaatcttaattgtagattcaaaagcaatttcaattaacggcaatcataattcagttgatcatatcttttaatccgttcatcgaaattattcgatatctaaatgaaaagttattgatttttcgccagctttccaaaaatatgtatatcatatactttttatcagtaatatatgtatttaattcgtgattcattataactatttaacgacgaaatttagcatacaaacatatataaatatatatatatactcgagcactagacatggatacacagttaatatataaaagataaaatatgggtgcttacgtataaatattgagattcaatattgtagaaaagtacgtagacgtaacggagatgataaacactagatttgattcacaaatatacccctgaatattacccataacctccttggcaataacccataatttccttagctctatcccgctcaaaaacccattttgaaggtgacacgctcataacctcgtcgtagtattttaggtatatatactactaataataatattataataagattaataataataatattaatcttaataataataataataataataataataataataataataataataataataataataataataataatataaaaaataataattcggaggaatgaaccgagcttttatagtatgtggcctgctacagtacctcatgcgatcgcatgagttttcagtgtttttgccatgcgatcgtatggccgccttatccgtttttgtttgctagtctgTCGACATCAAATAATGGTACTGTAGCacatagtgttactgtagcaaatagtgtttactgtagcaatcactgtagcaagtcgttttcactgtagcactgtagcaaaatacggtttcactgtagcaaatag of the Rutidosis leptorrhynchoides isolate AG116_Rl617_1_P2 chromosome 5, CSIRO_AGI_Rlap_v1, whole genome shotgun sequence genome contains:
- the LOC139848317 gene encoding delta(12) fatty acid desaturase DES8.11-like; the encoded protein is MGAGGRMNVAKAEEKPHAFKRVPVSKPPFELSDLKKAIPPHCFKRSLVRSFAAVFRDFIIIGALYYLADTFIPMLPKPLAYVAWPVYWFFQGAYLMGLWVIGHECGHHGFSDYPWLNDTIGFIVHSLILTPYFGFKYSHRTHHANTNSIEYDEVWIPKRKSDKLYSEILNNPTGAFIVFVFKIVLGFPLYFVFNLYGRKYEKGITSHFYPYSPIFNDSERFQIFLTDLGVFGTCYLVYKMAAINGTQWMMNIYGMPILFMSGFFILLTYLHHTHPAIPHYDSTEWDWLRGALATVDRNFGFLNHAFHDVTRTHTVHHLFPTIPHYHTFEAREAVKPILGEYYKYDDTPILEAVWRETKDCIFIEPDEVNGEKKGIYWFYK
- the LOC139850017 gene encoding uncharacterized protein — encoded protein: MLQENVIENEKLCVISDRHPGILHAMGVQTYGWEHRYCLRHIRSNLLGKYTKVKLLKHLCWTVGLTTNQILYKNAFRALKQASVEAWQYLQDADVGKWTVYESLNNVFRHARMMPIKACIEYTFDYTRQYFYDQSREARLCNSPFSKNMFNVFNERAKRAQRYKTTCYHEQQGIYKVHSTYQRSGEGGTDYTVEFKKKRCSCGIWQHQRLPCSHAISVCSHLNEDINKQISKKYTTPTWREQYSDHFNPLRDASYWTPIEWKIMADPSRLIKHRGRKQSKCMKNQMDEREKQKPKCGICRVEGHNRNTCPTTRMS